The following are from one region of the Mannheimia granulomatis genome:
- the thiE gene encoding thiamine phosphate synthase — protein MSISHSHHSPKVIWTVAGSDSCAGAGLQTDLHTFHDFNVVGCSVVTSVTAQHPHGVLCVTPVDDYTFRQQFEALLIQGYPNAIKIGLLCSQNQVEILCEYIQKIRSESQEYCHVVYDPVAVASSGQALSDSIVLPVVQEKLYPLVDLITPNGTELALLSETEIATFEDVKTAAEKLFAQGIKAVLAKGGHFEWQGEMVDDYLLTPQESYCFSHPRLESVNTHGTGCTFASAIGAMLAKGFDLPDAVTVATAYLQKGLSETEGRGQTALSSLCHTGYPTDIAFFPQTELVSAPLDVSQKAFAPTDYQLGLYPVVESFEWIERLISAGVKTLQIRMKNRPLAEIENEIAQSVALAKQHNVRLFINDYWQLAVKYQAYGVHLGQEDLATADLHAIQQAGLRLGVSTHGYFEIMRALAVKPSYIAFGHVFPTQTKDMPSQPQGLINLANYADLVSPLHIPTIAIGGINQTNIEAVMQCGVGSAAVVSAITQAQDWQQAVKILEKFANGGKKGGNDE, from the coding sequence GTGCCGGAGCAGGCTTACAAACCGATCTCCATACGTTTCACGATTTCAATGTAGTTGGCTGCTCGGTGGTGACTTCTGTTACTGCTCAACACCCGCATGGCGTGCTTTGCGTCACGCCTGTTGATGATTACACTTTCCGCCAGCAGTTTGAGGCTTTGCTTATTCAAGGCTACCCGAATGCGATTAAAATTGGTTTGCTTTGTTCCCAAAACCAAGTGGAAATTTTATGCGAATATATCCAAAAAATCCGCTCCGAAAGCCAAGAATATTGCCACGTGGTTTACGATCCGGTGGCGGTGGCAAGTAGCGGACAAGCTCTATCAGACAGTATTGTGTTGCCTGTTGTGCAGGAAAAACTCTATCCCTTAGTGGATTTAATCACCCCAAATGGCACCGAATTAGCCTTACTGAGCGAAACAGAAATTGCTACTTTTGAGGATGTCAAAACCGCTGCTGAAAAATTATTTGCTCAAGGCATCAAGGCTGTATTAGCCAAAGGCGGCCATTTTGAGTGGCAAGGTGAAATGGTAGACGATTATTTACTCACGCCACAAGAGAGCTACTGCTTTTCCCACCCTCGTTTAGAAAGCGTGAACACCCACGGCACCGGTTGCACCTTTGCCTCCGCCATTGGTGCCATGTTGGCAAAAGGCTTTGATTTGCCGGATGCGGTTACCGTTGCCACCGCCTATCTACAAAAAGGTTTGTCGGAAACCGAAGGGAGAGGACAGACTGCATTAAGTTCCCTTTGCCACACAGGCTATCCGACCGATATTGCCTTTTTCCCTCAAACGGAATTGGTGTCGGCACCGCTTGATGTGTCACAAAAGGCTTTCGCTCCAACCGATTATCAACTTGGGCTTTACCCTGTGGTAGAAAGTTTTGAGTGGATTGAGCGTTTAATTTCAGCCGGCGTGAAAACCTTGCAAATTCGTATGAAAAATCGACCGCTTGCAGAGATTGAAAACGAAATCGCCCAAAGTGTCGCACTTGCCAAGCAGCATAATGTGCGTTTATTCATCAATGATTACTGGCAGTTGGCGGTGAAATATCAAGCCTACGGCGTGCATTTAGGCCAGGAAGATTTAGCTACCGCAGATTTACATGCAATTCAGCAAGCCGGCTTGAGGTTAGGTGTTTCTACCCATGGTTATTTTGAAATTATGCGAGCCTTAGCGGTGAAACCTTCTTATATCGCTTTTGGCCACGTTTTCCCAACGCAAACCAAAGACATGCCGTCCCAACCGCAGGGTTTAATCAATTTGGCGAACTATGCGGATTTGGTTTCACCACTGCACATTCCAACCATTGCCATTGGCGGCATTAACCAAACCAATATTGAGGCGGTGATGCAATGTGGCGTAGGCAGTGCGGCGGTAGTTAGTGCAATTACTCAGGCTCAAGATTGGCAACAAGCGGTTAAAATTTTAGAAAAATTTGCAAATGGCGGCAAAAAAGGAGGCAACGATGAGTAG
- the cytX gene encoding putative hydroxymethylpyrimidine transporter CytX, whose product MSRSLSSLNSGLIWAGAGISASAIVVGTWIAPLGWQQGLLAIILGHLLGGILFFAAGFIGAKTGKNAMQTVQISFGKGSVFFSLANVLQLVGWTAIMIYTGAEISNALSLALWDLSAFSLWACVLGVLIILWLFSGSNQVGKLKLFTLIAMFVLTLWLSLKVLNGQNQPATSGDMPFSTAVELATIMPLSWLPLVSDYTSKAKKPLAATLSASVGYLITSAWMYALGLGMVLFTGQSEIAPMLLLTGMSLVGIIVMILSTVTTTFLDAYSAGVSASNISTKLKETPTAIAVTLLGTVLALSLPVTQYENFLLLIGSVFAPMIAVQIADFFVLKRTESQQNMDWLAFGLWFIGFMLYHGLSYSNVHLPLGLTIPVMLVIFVTTVIVRKVTK is encoded by the coding sequence ATGAGTAGAAGTTTAAGTTCGCTCAACAGCGGCTTGATTTGGGCGGGAGCGGGCATTAGCGCCAGTGCGATTGTAGTCGGCACGTGGATTGCACCACTTGGCTGGCAACAAGGTTTACTGGCGATTATTCTCGGGCATTTGCTCGGCGGCATTTTATTTTTTGCTGCCGGTTTTATCGGGGCGAAAACCGGCAAAAACGCCATGCAAACGGTGCAGATTTCTTTTGGTAAAGGCTCGGTCTTTTTCTCGCTTGCGAATGTGTTGCAACTAGTGGGCTGGACCGCGATTATGATTTACACAGGGGCAGAAATTAGTAATGCCCTAAGCCTTGCCTTGTGGGATCTATCTGCTTTTAGCCTTTGGGCGTGTGTGCTTGGCGTATTGATTATTCTTTGGCTTTTTAGCGGCTCTAATCAGGTGGGAAAATTAAAATTATTCACGCTGATTGCGATGTTTGTGCTGACTTTATGGTTAAGCCTAAAAGTGCTCAATGGACAGAATCAACCCGCCACATCGGGCGATATGCCGTTTAGCACCGCAGTGGAGCTTGCCACTATTATGCCGCTTTCTTGGCTGCCGCTGGTGTCTGACTACACCTCTAAAGCGAAAAAACCGCTTGCGGCAACGCTTTCGGCAAGTGTCGGTTATTTAATTACCAGTGCATGGATGTATGCGTTGGGGCTTGGTATGGTGCTGTTCACCGGGCAAAGTGAAATTGCCCCGATGCTCCTGCTAACAGGTATGAGCTTGGTTGGTATTATTGTGATGATTTTATCTACTGTTACCACGACTTTCTTAGATGCTTATTCCGCAGGAGTGAGTGCAAGTAATATCAGCACTAAATTAAAAGAAACCCCGACAGCTATTGCTGTTACCTTGCTTGGTACGGTGTTAGCCTTAAGCTTGCCGGTAACCCAATATGAAAACTTTTTACTGCTAATCGGCTCTGTATTCGCGCCAATGATTGCGGTGCAAATTGCCGACTTTTTCGTGTTAAAACGCACTGAGTCCCAACAAAATATGGATTGGCTGGCTTTCGGGCTTTGGTTTATCGGTTTTATGCTTTATCACGGTTTATCTTATAGTAATGTGCATTTACCCCTTGGCTTAACCATTCCTGTGATGTTAGTGATTTTTGTAACAACGGTTATTGTGAGAAAAGTCACAAAATAG
- a CDS encoding autotransporter outer membrane beta-barrel domain-containing protein: protein MTQHHFFKLSAISIALLGAASQGYAVECKVPMSVENQQNGNLDSCNLNIDATENRSLFNQSSLLNISNSTFHINNSTLTFSGKHGADVIAIEDSNVEITNSRLTRNNTDDKDISSETIRIRDGKTGISSLILDNVTLVSTGEASTIALYATENEDSLTSITLKNSNISSEDSIFGSWWSTSRPINEYSNWNIKVENSVLKAPIILSTGGLTELYKTDGVVATEKTTLSANNAQFFGSMLSFDSDADKSKTDVSLTSSSWVLPTARDLDTNVVAHNGVTNLKLDESQITLENNLGLQTFTIYGNLSGNGHFDLNTDLANQKSDKIVVKGEDSGNFTLGIKDSGNEPDAANGKVTLVETQQGQATFSLKDRDYVDAGAYRYRLNKEGTNWVLANRQSERVTTSQPTIPTQPVVQPTSPTVPTQPVVQPTTPTVPSQPVVQPTQPGVPVAPALLALSEKSNALSSLRQAQSVLVGQNLQGIHQRLGELKTDKSSNVWVKNINSRTEVKAQNVAADSRSSGFEMDSHSLQIGADRAVSDNLRLGGFVGTSRADVDFNGEYGKGKLRSQAVGFYATFANADGWYVDNVGKYERLTAQASNEKRKYNAFSLSSEVGRRIALSNDWTVTPQAQLAYHTINGKADESRLSLFTARAGMRIAKGFALASGWNLQPYAEFNAIAEKANNAKVRVNQYRFDVPENHGRFQTSIGFTAGNGSHRVGLEASTTHGKQLKQPISILANYRYQW from the coding sequence ATGACACAACATCATTTTTTTAAACTTTCTGCGATTTCGATTGCTTTATTAGGGGCTGCTTCACAAGGCTATGCAGTTGAATGCAAAGTACCGATGTCAGTAGAAAATCAGCAGAATGGCAATTTAGATAGTTGTAATCTTAATATTGATGCTACTGAAAACAGATCTCTTTTCAATCAGTCATCGTTGCTTAATATTTCTAATTCTACTTTTCATATTAATAATTCGACACTAACATTTTCCGGTAAGCATGGTGCCGATGTTATTGCTATCGAAGATTCTAATGTAGAAATCACAAATAGTCGCCTTACTCGAAATAATACTGATGATAAGGATATATCATCGGAAACTATACGAATTCGTGATGGAAAAACAGGGATCTCCAGTCTGATATTAGACAATGTTACTTTAGTATCAACAGGCGAGGCGAGTACGATAGCTCTTTATGCAACAGAAAATGAAGATTCATTAACTTCTATTACATTGAAAAATTCCAATATCTCTTCCGAAGATTCCATTTTTGGATCTTGGTGGTCAACAAGTCGCCCAATAAATGAATATTCAAACTGGAATATTAAGGTGGAAAACTCTGTTTTGAAAGCCCCAATTATTCTGTCTACAGGGGGGTTAACTGAGTTATATAAAACAGATGGAGTAGTTGCTACTGAGAAAACGACTCTTTCAGCAAATAATGCTCAATTTTTCGGTTCAATGCTCTCTTTTGATAGCGATGCGGATAAATCGAAAACTGATGTGAGTTTAACTTCATCATCTTGGGTTTTACCTACTGCTAGAGATTTAGATACGAATGTTGTGGCTCATAATGGCGTGACTAATCTTAAATTAGATGAAAGTCAAATCACACTAGAGAATAATCTCGGACTTCAGACCTTTACTATTTATGGCAACCTTTCCGGCAACGGCCACTTTGACCTTAATACCGATCTCGCCAACCAAAAATCCGACAAAATCGTGGTAAAAGGCGAAGACAGCGGTAATTTCACCTTAGGTATTAAAGACAGCGGCAATGAACCAGACGCAGCAAATGGCAAAGTCACTTTAGTGGAAACTCAGCAAGGGCAAGCAACATTTAGCTTAAAAGATCGAGATTATGTTGATGCCGGTGCTTATCGCTACCGCTTGAATAAAGAAGGAACAAATTGGGTACTGGCAAACCGTCAGTCTGAGAGAGTAACAACTAGCCAACCTACAATTCCTACTCAGCCTGTGGTTCAACCGACTTCGCCTACAGTACCAACTCAGCCTGTTGTTCAGCCAACCACGCCTACAGTGCCAAGTCAGCCGGTTGTTCAGCCGACACAACCTGGTGTTCCTGTCGCTCCTGCATTACTCGCATTAAGCGAAAAATCTAACGCTCTTTCTTCACTTCGCCAAGCTCAAAGTGTGTTAGTGGGCCAAAACTTACAAGGTATTCACCAACGTTTAGGCGAGTTAAAAACAGATAAATCAAGCAATGTTTGGGTGAAAAATATTAATAGCCGTACAGAAGTGAAAGCTCAAAATGTTGCAGCGGATAGCCGTTCTTCGGGCTTTGAGATGGATTCCCACAGCCTACAAATCGGGGCAGATCGTGCGGTGAGTGATAACCTCCGTTTAGGCGGATTTGTTGGTACGAGTCGTGCAGATGTGGATTTCAACGGCGAATATGGCAAGGGTAAATTACGTTCGCAAGCGGTCGGATTTTACGCCACTTTTGCAAATGCAGACGGCTGGTATGTGGATAATGTCGGCAAGTACGAACGTTTAACCGCACAGGCATCAAATGAAAAACGTAAATACAATGCTTTTAGCTTATCAAGTGAGGTGGGTAGACGCATTGCGTTATCGAATGATTGGACGGTTACGCCACAAGCTCAGTTGGCTTATCACACCATCAACGGCAAAGCGGATGAAAGCCGTTTAAGTCTGTTCACCGCTCGTGCCGGTATGCGTATTGCCAAAGGTTTTGCCTTAGCTAGTGGCTGGAATTTACAACCTTACGCTGAGTTCAATGCGATTGCAGAAAAAGCCAATAATGCTAAAGTGCGTGTGAATCAATACCGCTTTGATGTGCCGGAAAATCATGGACGGTTCCAAACCTCAATTGGTTTCACCGCAGGTAATGGCAGCCATCGCGTAGGTTTAGAGGCTTCCACTACGCATGGTAAACAGTTAAAACAACCAATTTCGATTTTGGCTAACTATCGTTATCAGTGGTAA
- a CDS encoding MFS transporter → MSKSSPLKVAVASMVGTAVEYFDNYIYTMAAVLVFNVQFFNSDDPVSNQLMSLSVLALAFFTRPMGSIIFGHFGDKYGRKQTLIASLLLMGLSTVAIGLLPNYAAIGIWATLLLCLCRIGQGLGLGGEWGGAALVATEHAPKHKRAFFGIFPQMGAPIGLLLANGAFYLVNLIYGEQAFLDWAWRTPFIASLVMIFIGLYIRLKISESPIFLKAEKQGKNRHTPLKVLFSRHLKPFTIGVLIATAGYVLFYILVAFTPIFVKSPVAVSQAGYATGLGLPANLYTQYLLITSVIFGIAIFFSGLYSDKIGRRLLLLIATGATAIYGLTMPFFLENGTPTSIFIFLAIGMILIGLSYGPMAVILPELFPTEVRYTGASLAYTIAGILGASVFTIIAVKINENFGLFGVGGYLSVASLLSFWALWQVHETKDLELTEI, encoded by the coding sequence ATGTCTAAATCTTCCCCGCTTAAAGTCGCCGTTGCCTCCATGGTTGGCACCGCCGTTGAATACTTTGATAATTACATCTACACCATGGCTGCCGTACTGGTATTTAATGTGCAATTTTTCAATAGTGACGATCCGGTTTCTAACCAATTAATGTCTTTGTCGGTTCTGGCTCTTGCCTTTTTCACCCGCCCGATGGGATCGATTATTTTCGGTCACTTTGGCGACAAATACGGACGTAAACAAACGCTGATTGCCTCGCTTTTATTGATGGGGCTTTCCACTGTGGCAATCGGCTTATTACCGAACTATGCCGCTATCGGCATTTGGGCAACATTACTGCTCTGCTTATGCCGAATCGGACAAGGATTAGGCTTAGGCGGTGAATGGGGCGGAGCCGCCTTAGTTGCTACCGAACACGCCCCGAAACACAAGCGGGCATTTTTTGGGATTTTTCCGCAAATGGGGGCACCAATCGGCTTATTGCTGGCAAACGGGGCTTTCTATTTGGTGAACCTCATTTATGGAGAACAAGCCTTTCTCGACTGGGCATGGCGAACTCCATTTATCGCTTCCCTTGTGATGATTTTTATCGGCTTATACATTCGCCTCAAAATCAGCGAAAGCCCGATTTTCTTAAAAGCAGAGAAACAAGGCAAAAACCGCCACACACCGCTTAAAGTGCTGTTTAGCCGCCACTTAAAACCTTTTACGATTGGCGTGTTAATTGCCACCGCTGGCTATGTGCTGTTTTATATTTTGGTTGCCTTTACTCCGATTTTTGTGAAAAGCCCGGTAGCGGTTTCTCAAGCGGGCTACGCCACAGGTTTAGGCTTACCGGCAAATCTCTACACCCAATATTTGCTGATTACCTCGGTGATTTTCGGCATTGCGATTTTCTTTTCCGGCCTTTATTCCGATAAAATCGGCCGCCGTTTATTACTGCTGATAGCCACAGGAGCCACAGCGATTTACGGCTTAACGATGCCATTTTTCTTAGAAAACGGCACGCCAACCTCAATATTTATCTTTTTGGCGATTGGCATGATATTAATCGGCTTAAGCTACGGCCCGATGGCAGTGATTTTGCCCGAACTGTTCCCAACGGAAGTCCGCTACACAGGGGCTTCACTCGCCTATACTATCGCCGGCATTTTAGGGGCAAGCGTATTCACCATTATTGCGGTAAAAATTAACGAAAACTTTGGACTATTTGGCGTGGGTGGATATTTATCGGTCGCCTCATTACTGAGCTTCTGGGCATTATGGCAGGTTCACGAAACCAAAGATTTGGAATTGACAGAAATCTAG
- the thiM gene encoding hydroxyethylthiazole kinase produces MTTPLSYQTQYLQKIRQINPLVHNITNIVAANFSANGLLALGASPIMAAAIEEMESVPQLSSAVVINIGTLIGKEVDAMLLAGKTANRLGIPVVLDPVGVGATPFRLQTVEKLLSEIQFTAIRGNAGELATLANVDWHAKGVDAGEGSHSLQEIAQTVAAQYKTIAAISGETDVISNGSHTALLQNGTAMFPKTTASGCLLSAICGAFLAVADKEKEFAALVEAFTVYAVAGELAAQTLRPTQHGQFAVNLLDQLGEITPETVEKLAKVAYV; encoded by the coding sequence ATGACCACTCCCCTTTCATATCAAACGCAATATTTGCAAAAAATTCGGCAAATTAACCCGCTTGTACACAACATTACCAACATTGTTGCCGCTAATTTTTCTGCTAACGGCTTACTTGCCCTCGGAGCTTCGCCGATTATGGCCGCTGCCATTGAGGAAATGGAAAGCGTGCCGCAACTGAGCTCTGCGGTAGTCATTAATATCGGCACTTTAATCGGCAAAGAAGTGGATGCGATGTTACTGGCAGGCAAAACCGCTAACCGTTTAGGGATTCCTGTCGTGTTAGATCCTGTGGGTGTAGGGGCCACGCCATTTCGCCTCCAAACGGTAGAAAAACTGTTAAGCGAAATTCAATTTACCGCCATTCGCGGCAATGCCGGTGAACTTGCCACCCTAGCCAATGTGGATTGGCACGCGAAAGGGGTTGATGCCGGTGAAGGTAGCCATAGCTTGCAAGAAATCGCCCAAACTGTAGCAGCACAATATAAAACCATCGCCGCTATTAGCGGAGAAACCGATGTGATAAGCAATGGCTCACACACTGCATTACTGCAAAACGGTACAGCGATGTTCCCGAAAACGACTGCCTCCGGCTGTTTACTCAGTGCTATTTGCGGGGCTTTTCTTGCCGTTGCAGATAAAGAAAAGGAATTTGCAGCCCTCGTTGAAGCCTTCACCGTCTATGCGGTTGCCGGCGAGCTTGCTGCCCAAACTCTCCGCCCAACTCAGCACGGACAATTTGCCGTGAATTTATTGGATCAGCTTGGCGAAATCACGCCTGAAACCGTTGAAAAGTTAGCAAAGGTGGCGTATGTCTAA
- the nrdD gene encoding anaerobic ribonucleoside-triphosphate reductase, translating to MIRLQQEQLNGKLAFIDHYIQAQNAADGSKMDANANVTQKNIATMENELMKDFFVQINRAKVSQKIETLFDKATAQEYIRQIEAHEIYVHDETSLKPYCVSITMYPFLHDGLSKLGGESKAPKHLASFCGSFINFVFAVSAQFAGAVATVEFLTYFDYFARKDFGDNYLKTHSREIENHLQQVVYSINQPAAARGYQSVFWNISLYDKFYFEAMFGNFVFPDFEKPNWETTAKLQLFFMKWFNKERSKAILTFPVVTAAMLTANGKCKDDEFANQMAQELSQGNSFFIYQSDNPDSLASCCRLRNEISDHTFSYSLGAGGVATGSINVITINMNRLVQDKRDLVTEVSKIHKYQYAYRKLMEEYLANSMLPVYDAGFISLDKQFLTIGINGMAEAAESQGLTVGYNPDYIEFVQSRLKTIFQANQAASEKYGVKFNTEFVPAENLGVKNAKWDKADGYFVPRDCYNSYFYVVEDESTNALDKFLLHGKELVEWLDGGSALHLNLDEALNVGSYRLLLDTAAKTGCNYFCINVKITICNECNHIDKRTLHTCSQCGSHNIDYGTRVIGYLKRVSAFSSARQKEHSLRFYHKEAA from the coding sequence ATGATTCGCTTACAACAAGAACAATTAAACGGAAAATTAGCTTTTATTGACCATTACATCCAAGCACAAAATGCAGCTGACGGTTCAAAAATGGATGCCAATGCGAATGTGACACAAAAAAATATTGCGACAATGGAAAATGAATTGATGAAAGATTTTTTTGTACAGATCAATCGTGCAAAAGTCAGTCAGAAAATTGAAACATTATTTGATAAGGCTACCGCACAAGAATACATACGCCAGATTGAGGCACATGAAATTTACGTTCACGATGAAACCAGCCTAAAACCTTACTGCGTATCTATCACTATGTATCCATTTTTACATGACGGATTAAGCAAATTAGGCGGCGAATCTAAAGCACCGAAACATTTAGCTTCTTTCTGTGGCTCTTTTATTAACTTTGTCTTTGCCGTCAGTGCTCAGTTTGCAGGTGCGGTTGCAACCGTTGAGTTTCTCACTTATTTTGACTATTTTGCTCGTAAAGATTTTGGTGATAACTACTTAAAAACTCACAGCCGAGAAATTGAAAATCACCTACAACAAGTAGTTTACAGTATCAACCAACCTGCTGCAGCCCGAGGTTATCAAAGTGTATTTTGGAATATCTCGCTCTATGACAAATTCTATTTTGAGGCAATGTTTGGCAATTTTGTTTTTCCTGATTTTGAAAAACCGAACTGGGAAACGACCGCCAAATTACAGCTATTCTTTATGAAATGGTTCAATAAAGAACGCAGCAAAGCTATTTTGACCTTCCCTGTTGTTACCGCAGCCATGCTAACCGCAAACGGAAAATGCAAAGATGATGAATTTGCCAACCAAATGGCACAAGAACTCTCACAAGGAAACTCATTTTTTATTTATCAATCAGATAATCCGGATTCCCTTGCCTCTTGCTGCCGCCTACGCAATGAAATCAGCGATCACACCTTCTCTTACTCACTAGGGGCTGGCGGTGTGGCAACAGGTTCTATTAATGTGATTACGATTAACATGAACCGTTTAGTGCAAGATAAACGTGATTTAGTCACAGAAGTCAGCAAGATCCACAAATATCAATACGCTTATCGCAAATTAATGGAAGAGTATTTAGCCAACAGCATGCTCCCTGTTTACGATGCCGGCTTTATTTCACTTGATAAACAATTTCTGACGATTGGCATTAATGGCATGGCAGAAGCAGCAGAATCCCAAGGCTTAACGGTTGGTTACAACCCAGATTATATTGAGTTTGTGCAATCCCGCCTAAAAACGATTTTCCAAGCCAACCAAGCCGCCAGTGAAAAATATGGCGTCAAATTCAACACCGAATTTGTGCCGGCAGAAAACCTTGGGGTAAAAAATGCCAAATGGGATAAAGCAGATGGCTATTTCGTACCGCGTGATTGCTACAATTCCTACTTCTATGTAGTCGAAGATGAAAGCACCAATGCATTAGATAAATTTCTACTACACGGCAAAGAATTAGTGGAGTGGTTAGACGGTGGCTCAGCTCTCCATCTCAATCTTGATGAGGCTTTAAACGTCGGTAGCTACCGCTTACTGTTAGATACTGCAGCTAAAACAGGCTGTAACTATTTCTGCATTAACGTCAAAATCACCATTTGCAATGAATGTAACCATATCGACAAACGCACTTTGCACACTTGCAGCCAATGTGGCTCACACAATATTGATTATGGCACAAGGGTAATCGGCTATTTAAAACGGGTTTCCGCCTTTAGCTCTGCCCGCCAAAAAGAGCACAGCTTGCGGTTTTATCATAAAGAAGCAGCTTAA
- the nrdG gene encoding anaerobic ribonucleoside-triphosphate reductase activating protein, protein MENLRFNSEQIVWQEVPNETSLAFLITGCPLGCKGCHSADSWKACNGTVLTPEYLSHRLTRYQGLISCVLFMGGEWKAEKLTPLLKLAKQQGLKTCLYTGLEKDQLPECLLAELTYLKTGRWIAERGGLESLTTNQRFIDLRSNQNLNHLFIKGDLI, encoded by the coding sequence ATGGAAAACCTTAGATTCAACTCAGAGCAAATTGTTTGGCAAGAAGTGCCGAATGAAACCTCGCTTGCTTTTCTAATTACAGGCTGCCCGCTTGGCTGCAAAGGCTGTCATAGTGCTGATAGCTGGAAAGCCTGTAACGGGACAGTGCTGACACCGGAATACCTATCTCATCGCTTAACACGTTATCAGGGTTTAATTAGTTGCGTTCTCTTTATGGGGGGAGAATGGAAAGCAGAAAAATTAACACCACTCCTAAAGCTTGCCAAACAGCAAGGGCTAAAAACTTGTCTTTATACAGGATTGGAAAAAGATCAGCTTCCCGAATGTTTATTAGCCGAATTAACCTATTTAAAGACAGGTCGTTGGATTGCTGAACGTGGCGGATTAGAAAGCTTAACGACTAATCAACGCTTTATAGATTTACGCAGCAACCAAAACCTCAATCATCTATTTATAAAAGGAGACTTAATATGA
- the ilvM gene encoding acetolactate synthase 2 small subunit: MEEYQLTITANKRPETLERILRVIRHRGFEVKNLNVESTDSIFNLNFTLASKRQLSLLTHQLEKVFDIIEIN, encoded by the coding sequence ATGGAAGAGTACCAATTAACTATTACCGCAAATAAACGTCCCGAAACCTTAGAAAGGATTTTAAGGGTTATCCGGCACCGAGGCTTTGAAGTAAAAAATTTAAATGTAGAATCAACAGATTCTATTTTTAACCTAAATTTTACATTAGCGAGTAAACGCCAACTCTCACTTTTAACTCATCAATTAGAAAAAGTTTTTGATATTATAGAGATCAATTAG